DNA from Halorarum salinum:
CGGTGACGGCGACGGAGACGAGGGACCACACGCCCGCCAGTAGCCCGCCGAACCCGGTGAGGCCGACCAGGACGACGATCAGTATCAGGACCACGAGCGCGACGAGGGCGGAGTTCGTCGTGAGGGCGTCGGGGAGCGGGGAGTCGCTCATGGGACACGCAGCGAAGCGGAGCGTGATAAGGGTGGGTGAATCACGTCTCGGTCTCGCGGGCGAGTCCACGACAGGCGAACCAACCGCTAGTCACCAGCAGCAGTACCGCGAGGGAGGGAGGCGGGGCGAAGCCCCGCCGACCGAGCGAGCGGCCCTTTTGGCATGAACGGGTTTTGCGGGGGGTCTGGCCGCAGCGCGTCGGCTTCGCCGACGCGCGAGGACAGACCCCCCGCAAAAGAGGTTCGTGGGAAGAGGTTCGTGCTTAGTCGTCCGCGGGGGCGGTGCCGCTCCCGCCCGAACTCACGCCCGTGCCGGGGCCGATGTCGATGCCGAGGTCGTCCAGCTTCTCGTCGGGGACGACGCCGTCGACCCAGCCGCGGTGGTCGTAGTACTCCCGCTTCATCTCGGGCAGTTCGCAGTACTCGCCCTCGCTTGCGCCCTGGCCGCGGATGCCGTCCTCGAGGAACCGGTCGGGGAGCGTGTCGTCCGCGCCGTCGAAGCCGGCGAGGTTGTTGTAGTAGCGCTCCAGGTTGTAGATGCGCTCCCCGGCCTCGAACAGCTCGTCCTCGGTCAGGTCGAGCCCCGTCATGCCGTTGTACTGGAGCACGTACTCCTCGATGCCCTCCGCGAACGCGTTGAACTTGCAGATGTCGAAGCTGTCCGACACCGCGTGGAGGTCCTGGAACGTCGCCGTCAGCTCGCCCTTCCCCTCCCACTCGTAGGGGTCGACCTTCTGCGGGATGCCGAGGATCTCGGCGGCCGGGGTGTACGCCCGCAGGTGGCAGGCGCCCCGGTTGGAGGTGGCGTACGCGATGCCCATTCCCTTCATGCAGCGCGGGTCGTACGCCGGGATGGACTGGCCCTTCACCGCCAGCGAGTTGTCGGCGGCGCCGAACCCGTCGATGAGGCCGTTGGCGCCCTCTGCGAGCGCGTCCGCGAGGTCGCCCTCGCGGTTCGCGACGTCCTCGAGGAGGTCGATCATCGTCTCGGAGTCGCCCCACTCGAGCCCGTCGCCGAGGCCGTCGAACTTGCCCTCCTCGGTCATCTCCATCGCCATCGCCATCATGTTGCCCGCCTCGATGGTGTCGAGGCCCATGTCGTTACAGCGGTCGATCATGACGCCGATCTCGTCGCGGTCCGTGTGGCCCGAGTTCGGGCCGAGCGCGTAGGCGGACTCGTACTCGTAGGACTCCATCCGGACGTTCATGTCCTCGCCCTTGTGGGTCACGTCCACCTCGACCTCCTTCTTGCAGGCGACCGGGCAGGAGTGACAGGTCGGCTCGTCGACGAGGATGTTCTCGCGGACGTTCTCGCCGGAGACCTCCTCGGCGTCGATGGTCGACCCCTCCGCGTCGTTCATCGACGCGGTCGAGGTGTACTTCCCGTTCTTCGTCGGGAGCCCGTCCATCTCCTCGGTGATGTTCATCAGGACGTTCGTCCCGTACAGCGAGAGGCCGCCCTCGTTGGGGGCGGTGACGTCGGACTCGCGGATGACCTCCATCGCCTGCTGGTACCCCTCCTGGAACGTCTCGGGGTCCGCGGGTTTGGGCATCTTCGTGCCCGACTTCACGACGACCGCCTTCAGGTTCTTGTTGCCCATCACGCAGCCGGTGCCGCCCCGGCCCGAGGCGCGGTCGTCCTCGTTCACGATGCAGGCGTACTTCACCTCGTTCTCCCCGCCGGGCCCGATGGCCATCACGGAGAGGTTCTTGCCGACCGAGCCGTCCACTTCCTCGCCGAGGGCCTCGATGGCGTCGTGGACGCCCGAGCCCCAGAGGTGGGAGGCGTCACGGAGTTCGAGTTCGCCGTCCTCGACGACGGCGTACACCGGGTCCTCGCTTTGCCCCTCGAACACGAGGCCGTCGAAGCCCGCCCACTTCAGGCGCGCGCCGGACCAGCCGCCGTGGTGGCTGTCGGTGACGGTGTTCGTGAGCGGGGACTTCGTCGTCACCGCGATGCGGCCGCTCATCACGGTCTGGGTGCCCGTGAGCGGCCCGTTCATGAAGCACAGCCGGTTCTCGGGTCCGAGCGGGTCGACGTCCGGCCCCGCCTCGAACACGTACTTCACCCCGAGGCCGCGCGCGCCGATGTACTTGCGCGCGTCCTCGTCGTCGATGCCACGGTAGGTCACGTCGCCGGAGGAGAGGTCGACGTGGCCCACGTTGTCCCTGAAGCCGCCGAGGTCGGTCATGGTAACGTACAGTGATTATAAGGGGCTCCATCGTGTTAGACGTTGGCAACGTACTGTAACTGATATTCGTTACGTACCCGGACCGGCAGGAACCGCAAGGGAGCGTCGCCTTTAGGCCCGACGGCGACGGGGATACGGGCGTGAACGGGTCGAACCAGCGGTGGGCAACGTTCGCCGCCGTCGTAACCGGAGTCGCCCTCGCGTCGCTGGTCCCGGTCCCGGGGGACGGCCGGGAACGGCTCCTCGTCGGGGTCGGCCTCGACAAGTGGGCCCACGCGGTCGGCTACGCCGCCGTCTCGCTGACGTTCGCGCGGGCCCGTGGCGCCGGGGTGGCCCGGCGCGAGGCGGGAGCGGGGACGGCCGGGCGGATCGTCCTCGCCGCGATCGTCGTCGGGTTCGCCATCGGCGCCGGCGTCGAACTCCTCCAGGCGCCGCTGGCGACGCGGACGGCGTCGATCGCGGACGTCGCCGCGAACGCGGTCGGCGCGGCGGCCGGGAGCCTCCTCTGGCGACTGCGGAACCGCTGAGACGACTGCACGGAGAAGGAACGTCCCCGGCCGGTCGTCGGCCGTCTCCGACGGCCTACTCGGAGCATGCTTCCCGGGCTCAGAGCGCGCTTCCGGCCTCGACCCGTCCGCGGCGTCCGTCCTCACGGACCGTCGCCTCGACGTCCGCGTTCAGCCGGGAGTGCTCGAAGTAGACGCGGTCGTACTCGGCCGACTCGTAGCCGACGTAGAGGTCGAGGGGAGCCGTCTCGCCGTCCTCGGCCCCCTCGACGAGGTCGGAGAGTTCGCCGTCGTCGACGCGGACGACGAGCGTCCCGTCGGACTCGTCGAAGACCGCCCCATCGGCCTCGACGCGCCCGGTCCCCTTCGTCCAGACCGTCGTCGCGTCCCCGGCGACCGACTCGACGTCGGCGGGGGCGTCGAACCGGCAGACGACCTTCCCGTTGCCGTCGGTCGTCACCTCGGCGTCCGCGAGGTCGCGGTCGACGCGCTGCATCCGCCCCTCGCCGCCGACGGGCGGCGCGACCGTCCCCTCGGCGTCGAGGTACTCGACGACGGTCGTGGCGAGCAGTTCGTCGGTCTCCTCCAGCGCTGGCTCGTCGGCGAGGGGGTAGCCGCTGCCGCCGTCGGCGATGAAGCTGTTGACCGCGACCGCGTACGTCGCCTCGGGGTCGAGCGGCTCCCCGCCGACGTACACGTCGCGGATCCGCTCCTCGACGTCCTCGTGGGGGACCC
Protein-coding regions in this window:
- a CDS encoding aldehyde ferredoxin oxidoreductase family protein, giving the protein MTDLGGFRDNVGHVDLSSGDVTYRGIDDEDARKYIGARGLGVKYVFEAGPDVDPLGPENRLCFMNGPLTGTQTVMSGRIAVTTKSPLTNTVTDSHHGGWSGARLKWAGFDGLVFEGQSEDPVYAVVEDGELELRDASHLWGSGVHDAIEALGEEVDGSVGKNLSVMAIGPGGENEVKYACIVNEDDRASGRGGTGCVMGNKNLKAVVVKSGTKMPKPADPETFQEGYQQAMEVIRESDVTAPNEGGLSLYGTNVLMNITEEMDGLPTKNGKYTSTASMNDAEGSTIDAEEVSGENVRENILVDEPTCHSCPVACKKEVEVDVTHKGEDMNVRMESYEYESAYALGPNSGHTDRDEIGVMIDRCNDMGLDTIEAGNMMAMAMEMTEEGKFDGLGDGLEWGDSETMIDLLEDVANREGDLADALAEGANGLIDGFGAADNSLAVKGQSIPAYDPRCMKGMGIAYATSNRGACHLRAYTPAAEILGIPQKVDPYEWEGKGELTATFQDLHAVSDSFDICKFNAFAEGIEEYVLQYNGMTGLDLTEDELFEAGERIYNLERYYNNLAGFDGADDTLPDRFLEDGIRGQGASEGEYCELPEMKREYYDHRGWVDGVVPDEKLDDLGIDIGPGTGVSSGGSGTAPADD
- a CDS encoding VanZ family protein, with amino-acid sequence MNGSNQRWATFAAVVTGVALASLVPVPGDGRERLLVGVGLDKWAHAVGYAAVSLTFARARGAGVARREAGAGTAGRIVLAAIVVGFAIGAGVELLQAPLATRTASIADVAANAVGAAAGSLLWRLRNR